A genomic segment from Rhodospirillaceae bacterium encodes:
- a CDS encoding ABC transporter permease subunit — protein MYGKRSGFLTFMLAAGMAFIYVPMILLVIYSFNYSKLVPVWGGWSVRWYGVLFESEDVWNAVVLSLKIAVVNATFATLLGTLAGLAMVRFGRFKGRTLFGGMLVAPLVMPEVITGLSLLVLFITLKQLIGWPTERGFTTITIAHITFSLAYVAVIIQSRLSGMGETLEEAALDLGAKPFRVLTDITMPRLAPGMLAGWLLAFTLSLDDLVIASFVTGPGANTLPILIFSRIRLGLRPDINALATIIILVVAVGVALAALIMFRQERQQQRDMQIVDREMP, from the coding sequence ATCCTGCTGGTGATCTATTCGTTCAACTATTCAAAGCTGGTGCCGGTGTGGGGTGGCTGGTCGGTGCGCTGGTACGGGGTTTTGTTCGAATCCGAAGATGTCTGGAATGCCGTCGTTTTGAGCCTCAAAATCGCCGTTGTCAACGCCACCTTCGCGACGCTACTGGGAACCCTGGCCGGTCTCGCCATGGTGCGCTTTGGCCGCTTTAAGGGGCGCACCCTGTTCGGCGGTATGCTGGTCGCCCCGCTGGTCATGCCGGAGGTGATTACCGGGCTGTCGCTGCTGGTGTTATTCATAACGCTTAAACAACTGATCGGCTGGCCCACAGAGCGCGGATTTACCACCATTACCATCGCCCATATCACATTTTCACTGGCCTATGTCGCCGTCATTATCCAGTCCCGATTGTCGGGCATGGGTGAAACACTTGAAGAAGCCGCCCTTGATCTTGGCGCCAAGCCATTTCGCGTGTTGACCGATATAACCATGCCGCGCCTGGCCCCGGGTATGCTGGCCGGATGGCTGCTGGCCTTCACGTTATCCCTTGATGATCTGGTGATCGCCAGTTTCGTCACCGGTCCCGGTGCCAACACGCTGCCAATTTTGATCTTTTCGCGCATCCGGCTTGGCTTGCGCCCGGACATCAATGCCCTGGCGACGATTATCATTCTCGTCGTCGCCGTCGGGGTGGCCCTTGCAGCACTGATTATGTTCCGTCAGGAAAGACAGCAGCAGCGCGATATGCAAATTGTCGATCGGGAAATGCCATGA
- the betI gene encoding transcriptional regulator BetI gives MNQIAKKKPVNGRTATREARRQQLINATIDSISKRGFSGTTLATVTKSAKLSHGTVNFHFDNKEDLYGQTLGYLAREHYDHWSSAMTAAGPKPAAQLAAIIEVDFKSSICSTKKLAVWFAFWGQAKHRPTYLKIHNTYDDQRRAELERLCKELARERDYAQIDPTETTQNIEAMIDGLWLQLLLHPQKHQRTKARNNCFNYLAQLFPKHFSRCD, from the coding sequence ATGAACCAGATTGCCAAAAAAAAGCCCGTAAATGGTCGGACCGCGACAAGGGAAGCGCGCCGCCAGCAATTGATCAATGCGACGATTGATTCTATTTCCAAGCGCGGATTTTCCGGCACCACCCTGGCGACGGTAACAAAAAGCGCCAAGCTGTCCCATGGCACTGTCAATTTTCATTTTGACAACAAAGAAGATCTTTACGGCCAGACACTGGGGTATCTGGCTCGTGAACACTACGATCACTGGTCATCAGCGATGACTGCGGCAGGGCCTAAACCCGCAGCCCAACTTGCCGCGATCATTGAAGTGGATTTTAAAAGCAGCATCTGTTCGACCAAAAAACTGGCCGTCTGGTTCGCCTTCTGGGGACAGGCCAAGCACCGGCCTACTTATCTGAAGATTCATAACACCTACGATGATCAACGCCGTGCTGAACTGGAACGCCTGTGCAAGGAACTGGCCCGTGAGCGCGACTATGCTCAAATCGATCCGACGGAAACAACACAAAACATCGAGGCGATGATTGACGGCCTGTGGTTGCAGCTTTTGTTGCATCCCCAAAAGCATCAACGAACGAAAGCCCGCAACAACTGTTTTAATTATCTGGCCCAGCTGTTTCCGAAACACTTCTCGCGCTGCGACTGA
- a CDS encoding FAD-dependent oxidoreductase, with translation MTRDPRYDILFEPVKIGPVTAKNRFYQVPHCNGMGFNLPQSHAKMREMKAEGGWAVINTEECMIHPSSDYSPDPQARLWDGYDVKCLGLMTDAIHRHGALAGVQLAHHGVSSQNLYSRLKPIGPSSQTGLIGVPTQTRGMDKSDIREFRRWHRNAALRAREAEADIVYVYAGHDFTLLMHFLQKRRNHRTDEYGGSLENRVRLFREVLEDTKEAVGDRCAVVVRLAVDELLGEGGITSQGEGREIIEMLAEIPDLWDVNVSDWANDSLTSRFGEEGSQESYISFVKSVTTKPVVGVGWFTSPDTMASQVKRGVLDMIGAARPSIADPFLPRKIEEGRADEIRECIGCNICVAGQHTFTPMRCTQNPTMGEEWRRGWHPENIDAKGSEHSVLIVGAGPSGLEAARALGQRGYQVALAEATTELGGRVSWESSLPGLSAWARVRDWRTGRLQEMANVDVYFDSELSPENILEFGFDHVIIATGARWRKDGVGSSNDAPVTGSDSSIVFTPEDIVAGADVSGPVVVFDDDNFYMGGVVAEKLCLDGHQVTYVTTAACVSSWTENTLEQHRIQARLLELDIDIIVSHNLKAIAEGQVELACIYSSRSRTLAAGGVVMVTSRKPNNELYLALHDDADKLQAADIKSVQAIGDCDAPATIAIAVYDGHRAAREMDNPPANPDMPFRREYIELDDAV, from the coding sequence ATGACCCGCGATCCCCGTTACGACATCCTGTTTGAACCCGTGAAAATCGGCCCGGTCACGGCGAAGAACCGTTTTTATCAGGTGCCTCACTGCAACGGCATGGGCTTCAACCTGCCGCAGAGCCACGCCAAAATGCGTGAAATGAAGGCAGAGGGCGGTTGGGCGGTTATCAATACTGAAGAATGTATGATCCATCCCTCCTCGGACTATTCGCCAGATCCCCAGGCCCGCCTGTGGGATGGCTATGATGTGAAATGTCTGGGTCTTATGACCGACGCCATTCACCGGCACGGGGCGTTGGCCGGTGTCCAGTTGGCCCATCACGGGGTCAGTAGCCAAAATCTGTACTCGCGCCTCAAACCCATCGGACCATCATCCCAGACCGGTCTTATCGGGGTTCCGACCCAGACCCGGGGTATGGATAAATCCGATATCAGGGAATTCCGTCGCTGGCACCGAAATGCGGCGCTCAGGGCCAGGGAAGCCGAAGCCGATATTGTCTACGTCTATGCCGGTCACGATTTCACGCTGCTCATGCATTTCCTGCAAAAGCGCCGCAACCACCGCACCGATGAGTATGGCGGCAGCCTGGAAAACCGGGTCCGGCTGTTTCGCGAGGTTCTTGAGGACACCAAGGAGGCCGTCGGGGATCGCTGCGCTGTCGTCGTTCGCCTTGCCGTTGATGAACTTTTGGGCGAAGGCGGCATCACCAGTCAGGGTGAAGGCCGTGAAATTATCGAAATGCTGGCCGAGATTCCCGACCTTTGGGATGTCAATGTTTCGGATTGGGCCAATGATTCGCTGACCTCGCGCTTTGGCGAGGAAGGCAGTCAGGAATCCTACATCTCTTTCGTCAAATCCGTGACCACGAAACCGGTCGTCGGTGTTGGCTGGTTCACCTCCCCGGACACCATGGCCAGCCAGGTCAAACGCGGCGTACTGGATATGATTGGCGCGGCGCGGCCATCCATCGCCGATCCGTTTTTGCCCCGCAAAATAGAAGAGGGCAGGGCCGATGAAATTCGCGAATGTATCGGCTGCAATATCTGTGTCGCCGGTCAGCATACCTTTACGCCCATGCGCTGTACCCAGAACCCGACCATGGGAGAGGAATGGCGACGCGGCTGGCACCCGGAGAACATCGATGCGAAGGGTTCGGAGCATAGTGTTCTGATCGTCGGGGCCGGACCGTCAGGACTTGAGGCAGCGCGTGCCCTTGGTCAGCGCGGATATCAGGTGGCGCTGGCCGAAGCGACAACCGAACTTGGCGGCAGGGTGTCATGGGAAAGCAGCCTGCCGGGTCTTAGCGCCTGGGCCCGCGTTCGCGACTGGCGGACCGGTCGCCTTCAGGAAATGGCCAATGTGGATGTCTACTTTGATAGCGAGCTAAGCCCGGAAAATATCCTTGAGTTCGGTTTTGATCACGTCATCATCGCCACCGGCGCACGCTGGCGTAAAGATGGCGTCGGTAGCAGCAATGACGCGCCGGTCACCGGCAGCGACAGCAGCATTGTCTTCACACCGGAGGATATCGTTGCCGGTGCCGATGTTTCAGGTCCGGTCGTCGTTTTTGATGATGATAATTTTTACATGGGCGGGGTGGTCGCCGAGAAATTGTGCCTGGATGGTCACCAGGTCACTTATGTGACCACCGCGGCGTGCGTTTCCTCGTGGACGGAGAACACCTTGGAACAACACCGTATTCAGGCGCGACTGCTCGAATTGGATATCGACATTATCGTCAGCCACAACCTGAAGGCAATTGCAGAAGGCCAGGTTGAACTGGCCTGTATCTATTCTTCGCGCAGCCGCACCCTTGCTGCTGGCGGTGTTGTCATGGTCACCTCACGTAAACCCAACAACGAGCTTTATCTGGCCTTGCACGATGATGCGGATAAACTGCAAGCTGCCGATATTAAATCTGTTCAGGCAATTGGCGATTGCGATGCCCCGGCGACCATCGCCATCGCGGTCTATGATGGCCACCGGGCGGCCCGCGAGATGGATAATCCCCCGGCCAATCCGGACATGCCGTTTCGTCGTGAATATATTGAACTGGACGACGCAGTGTAG